Proteins co-encoded in one Paracoccus aestuarii genomic window:
- the phnF gene encoding phosphonate metabolism transcriptional regulator PhnF gives MTDRTPLWQAIAATLRAEIETGHYRPGTRIPSEAALAARFGVNRHTVRHALADLAEAGLTHARRGAGVFVLARPTDYPLGRRVRFSQNLAAAGRSGTHRFTRLETRPCDAGEAEALALTQGDPVHLVEGLSLADDQPVALFRSVLPGRLEGFLEAARDRQSITAALAACGVADYTRASTRITAKLASATQGALLQLPQGAPILRSVAVNVDGGGRPVEYGRTWFAGDRVSLVVG, from the coding sequence ATGACCGACCGCACCCCCCTGTGGCAGGCCATCGCCGCCACCCTGCGCGCCGAGATCGAGACCGGCCATTACCGCCCCGGCACCCGCATCCCGTCGGAGGCGGCGCTGGCGGCGCGGTTCGGCGTGAACCGCCACACGGTCCGTCACGCGCTGGCCGACCTGGCCGAGGCCGGGCTGACCCATGCGCGGCGCGGCGCGGGGGTCTTCGTTCTGGCGCGGCCGACGGATTATCCCTTGGGGCGGCGGGTGCGGTTCTCGCAGAACCTGGCGGCGGCGGGGCGCAGCGGCACGCATCGCTTCACCCGGCTGGAGACCCGCCCCTGCGACGCCGGGGAGGCCGAGGCCCTGGCCCTGACCCAAGGCGATCCGGTCCATTTGGTCGAGGGGTTGTCGCTGGCCGACGATCAGCCCGTCGCGCTGTTCCGCTCCGTCCTGCCGGGGCGGCTGGAGGGGTTTCTGGAGGCCGCCCGCGACAGGCAGTCGATCACCGCCGCCTTGGCCGCATGCGGGGTCGCGGATTATACCCGGGCCAGCACCCGCATCACCGCCAAGCTGGCCAGCGCCACGCAGGGCGCGCTGCTGCAGCTGCCGCAGGGGGCGCCGATCCTGCGGTCGGTCGCGGTCAACGTGGATGGTGGCGGGCGCCCGGTGGAATACGGGCGCACCTGGTTCGCGGGCGACCGGGTGTCGCTGGTGGTCGGTTAG
- the phnC gene encoding phosphonate ABC transporter ATP-binding protein, producing MLDIRNATRLFGSKAAVDAVSFRVEGPAFVGIIGRSGAGKSTLLRMMNGLTPATSGQILVEGRDVAVLTGAAAREWQSHCAMIFQQFNLVPRMDVVSNVLHGILNRRSTLQTVLNLWPRADILRALAILDRLGIAEQAPKRAEALSGGQQQRVAIARALMQDPRIILADEPIASLDPMNAQIVMDTLKRINVEDGRMVIANLHTLDTARRYCDRVIGMRDGRVVFDGLPGQLTTGVARDIYGADADFNESATSTAIPTDTSADAEYAARMLA from the coding sequence ATGCTGGACATTCGCAACGCCACCCGCCTGTTCGGCAGCAAGGCCGCCGTGGACGCGGTCTCCTTCCGCGTCGAGGGGCCGGCCTTCGTGGGCATCATCGGACGGTCGGGGGCGGGGAAATCGACGCTGCTGCGGATGATGAACGGGCTGACCCCCGCCACATCGGGCCAGATCCTGGTCGAGGGGCGCGACGTCGCCGTCCTGACCGGCGCCGCCGCCCGCGAATGGCAGAGCCATTGCGCGATGATCTTTCAGCAGTTCAACCTGGTCCCGCGCATGGATGTGGTATCCAACGTGCTGCACGGCATCCTGAACCGCCGTTCCACGCTGCAGACGGTGCTGAACCTCTGGCCGCGGGCCGACATCCTGCGGGCCTTGGCGATCCTCGACCGGCTCGGCATCGCCGAACAGGCGCCCAAGCGCGCCGAGGCGCTGTCGGGCGGCCAGCAGCAGCGCGTGGCCATCGCCCGCGCCCTGATGCAGGACCCCCGCATCATCCTGGCTGATGAACCCATCGCCAGCCTCGACCCGATGAACGCCCAGATCGTGATGGACACGCTCAAGCGCATCAATGTCGAGGATGGCCGCATGGTCATCGCCAACCTGCACACGCTGGACACCGCGCGGCGCTATTGCGACCGGGTGATCGGCATGCGCGACGGGCGCGTCGTCTTCGACGGCCTGCCCGGCCAGCTGACCACGGGCGTGGCCCGCGACATCTATGGCGCCGACGCGGATTTCAACGAAAGCGCGACCTCGACCGCCATTCCCACCGATACCAGCGCGGATGCCGAATACGCCGCCCGCATGCTGGCCTGA
- the phnE gene encoding phosphonate ABC transporter, permease protein PhnE, producing the protein MSAATLEARTVALMDRKRRVALAVPAMILAYLIYAAISFDLAGLAQRARLDNAAVLLADAVSHKVHVTRDNRREALSVSVEGSARATYPAKRIPDWIATDGGRTTIALGRGHVVTYDGPVTTYDIPGYGPVTLTVGDEVTLTTPDGITPDFINAGPARVTITTDAGRVTATRARTETLRYFWGWELFFFDLSSPFSGLSPAQVLTTIVAGPPLVEGRSNLSLALSEFWTNDIWQHGAVAWAIFETVLMAFLGTFGAAFVALPLAFLAAQNFTPSRWLRFAVRRVFDFVRGVDALIFTIILSRAFGPGPLTGALAILLTDTGSFGKLFSEALENVDKKPIEGVQSTGANAIQRYRFGVIPQVMPVLISQVLYFLESNTRSATIIGAITGGGIGLMLTQAIQTTQDWEKVTYYILLIVVMVIAMDNLSGWLRRKLIRGD; encoded by the coding sequence ATGAGCGCCGCCACGCTGGAGGCGCGCACGGTCGCGCTGATGGACCGCAAGCGCCGCGTGGCGCTGGCCGTCCCCGCCATGATCCTGGCCTATCTGATCTATGCCGCGATCAGCTTCGATCTGGCCGGTCTGGCGCAGCGGGCGCGGCTGGACAATGCCGCAGTGCTGCTGGCCGATGCGGTCAGCCACAAGGTCCATGTCACCCGCGACAACCGCCGCGAGGCCCTGTCCGTCAGCGTCGAGGGCAGCGCCCGCGCGACCTATCCCGCGAAGCGCATCCCCGACTGGATCGCGACGGATGGCGGGCGCACGACCATCGCCTTGGGCCGCGGCCATGTAGTCACCTATGACGGGCCGGTGACGACCTATGACATCCCCGGCTACGGCCCCGTCACGCTGACCGTGGGCGATGAGGTCACGCTGACCACGCCCGACGGCATCACCCCCGATTTCATCAATGCAGGCCCCGCCCGCGTCACCATCACCACCGATGCGGGCCGCGTCACCGCCACTCGCGCCCGGACCGAGACCCTGCGCTATTTCTGGGGATGGGAGCTGTTCTTCTTCGACCTCTCCAGCCCGTTCTCGGGCCTGTCCCCGGCCCAGGTCCTGACCACCATCGTCGCAGGCCCGCCCTTGGTCGAGGGGCGCAGCAACCTGTCCCTGGCCCTGTCCGAGTTCTGGACCAACGACATCTGGCAGCACGGCGCCGTGGCCTGGGCGATCTTCGAGACGGTGTTGATGGCCTTCCTCGGCACGTTCGGTGCGGCCTTCGTGGCGCTGCCGCTGGCCTTCCTCGCGGCGCAGAACTTCACGCCCTCGCGCTGGCTGCGTTTCGCGGTGCGGCGGGTCTTCGACTTCGTGCGCGGGGTGGATGCGCTGATCTTCACCATCATCCTGTCGCGCGCCTTCGGGCCGGGGCCGCTGACCGGCGCGCTGGCGATCCTGCTGACCGATACGGGCAGCTTCGGCAAGCTGTTCTCGGAGGCGCTGGAAAACGTCGACAAGAAGCCCATCGAGGGCGTCCAGTCCACCGGCGCCAACGCGATCCAGCGCTACCGCTTCGGGGTGATCCCACAGGTCATGCCGGTCCTGATCTCGCAGGTGCTGTATTTCCTGGAGAGCAACACCCGCAGCGCCACGATCATCGGCGCGATCACCGGGGGCGGCATCGGGCTGATGCTGACCCAAGCGATCCAGACCACCCAGGATTGGGAAAAGGTGACCTATTACATCCTGCTGATCGTGGTCATGGTCATCGCCATGGACAACCTGTCGGGCTGGCTGCGCCGCAAGCTGATCCGCGGCGACTAA
- the phnE gene encoding phosphonate ABC transporter, permease protein PhnE, which translates to MALAEIRDDYLGLVRRRRIYGGLLIVVFVAMMVSGFRLADDRNAGGFWQGLHQIGDFSAALVTEAAQKWTNLPGHMLAAVPALIETLNIALVATLIGCLAGTALSLAATRGLARWPRLVPVARRLSDIFRAIPEIVIALVLIFILGGGPVPAVIAIAVHTAGAMGKLFSEVNENVDLKPVEGLASVGATWSQRIWLGVIPQVAPNYLSYSLLRLEINIRASAILGFVGAGGIGYELRNAMTFGQGKFDQAAAIFLLLFATIVVVDQISGLARHRLTHGAPA; encoded by the coding sequence ATGGCACTGGCCGAAATCCGCGACGACTATCTGGGGCTGGTGCGCCGACGCCGCATCTATGGCGGGCTGCTGATCGTCGTCTTCGTGGCGATGATGGTGTCGGGCTTCCGCCTGGCCGATGACCGCAATGCGGGCGGCTTCTGGCAGGGCCTGCACCAGATCGGCGATTTCTCCGCCGCCTTGGTGACCGAGGCCGCGCAGAAATGGACCAACCTGCCCGGCCACATGCTGGCCGCCGTGCCCGCCCTGATCGAGACGCTGAACATCGCGCTGGTCGCCACGCTGATCGGCTGTCTGGCGGGCACGGCCCTGTCGCTGGCCGCCACGCGCGGGCTGGCCCGCTGGCCGCGCCTGGTGCCCGTCGCGCGGCGCCTGTCGGACATCTTCCGCGCCATACCGGAAATCGTGATCGCGCTGGTCCTGATCTTCATCCTGGGCGGCGGCCCGGTCCCTGCCGTCATCGCCATCGCCGTCCATACGGCGGGCGCGATGGGCAAGCTGTTCTCGGAGGTCAACGAGAACGTGGACCTGAAGCCGGTCGAGGGGCTGGCCTCGGTCGGCGCCACCTGGTCGCAGCGCATCTGGCTGGGGGTGATCCCGCAGGTCGCGCCCAACTACCTGTCCTATTCCCTGCTGCGGTTGGAGATCAACATCCGCGCCTCGGCCATCCTGGGCTTCGTCGGCGCGGGCGGCATCGGATACGAGCTGCGCAACGCCATGACCTTCGGGCAGGGCAAGTTCGACCAGGCGGCGGCGATCTTTCTGCTGCTCTTCGCCACGATCGTCGTCGTGGACCAGATCTCGGGCCTGGCCCGCCACCGCCTGACCCACGGAGCCCCCGCATGA
- a CDS encoding ABC transporter ATP-binding protein — protein sequence MTAPLLSLQSVSVDYVTAAGDARAVNRVSLDIHPGETFGLAGESGCGKSTLAFAITRMHTPPALVTEGRILFQGRDVLAMTDAELRAFRWNQVSMVFQSAMNALNPVITIGEQLTDVILAHRRVRHDEAWARGEALLEQVGIARGRMASYPHQLSGGMRQRVVIAISLALEPKLIVMDEPTTALDVVVEREIMDELAVLKREHGFATLFISHDLGLMGEICDRIGIMYAGNLVETGTAAQVLDDPRHPYTQGLVGSFPTIHGPKTRLTGIPGSPVNLLKLPQGCNFQARCPARFAPCDRVEPALAAVPGCPGHRAACHLLTQAREDAA from the coding sequence ATGACCGCGCCGCTTCTGTCCCTGCAATCGGTATCCGTCGATTACGTCACGGCGGCGGGCGATGCCCGCGCGGTGAACCGCGTGTCGCTGGACATCCATCCGGGCGAGACCTTCGGCCTTGCCGGCGAATCCGGCTGCGGGAAATCGACCTTGGCCTTTGCCATCACCCGGATGCACACGCCGCCCGCTTTGGTCACCGAAGGGCGCATCCTGTTTCAGGGCCGCGACGTGCTGGCCATGACGGATGCCGAGCTGCGCGCGTTCCGCTGGAACCAGGTCTCGATGGTGTTCCAATCGGCGATGAACGCGCTGAACCCGGTCATCACCATCGGCGAGCAGCTGACCGACGTGATCCTGGCCCATCGCCGCGTCCGCCATGACGAGGCCTGGGCGCGGGGCGAGGCGCTGCTGGAACAGGTGGGCATCGCGCGCGGGCGCATGGCCTCCTATCCGCACCAGCTGTCGGGGGGGATGCGCCAGCGCGTCGTCATCGCCATCAGCCTGGCGCTGGAGCCGAAGCTGATCGTCATGGACGAACCCACCACCGCGCTGGACGTGGTCGTGGAACGCGAGATCATGGACGAACTGGCCGTCCTGAAGCGCGAGCATGGCTTCGCCACGCTGTTCATCTCGCATGATCTGGGCCTGATGGGCGAGATCTGCGACCGCATCGGCATCATGTATGCGGGCAATCTGGTCGAGACCGGCACGGCCGCGCAGGTGCTGGACGATCCGCGCCACCCCTATACGCAGGGGCTTGTCGGGTCCTTCCCGACAATCCACGGCCCCAAGACCCGGCTGACCGGCATTCCCGGCAGCCCGGTGAACCTGCTGAAACTGCCGCAGGGCTGCAATTTCCAGGCCCGCTGCCCGGCGCGCTTCGCCCCCTGCGACCGGGTCGA
- a CDS encoding LacI family transcriptional regulator, which yields MTTSPKRRPTLRTIADLSGLAVTTVSRALGDAPDISAETKRNVRRIADQVGYVPDRAGVRLRTGRTNVIALILPSEDDALTLTSRLIASVAAGLGGTPYHLVMVPELPGQTLMDPVRYVVETRSADALILNRIQPQDPRIAYLRDRGFPFVTHGRSDWQADHAWFDYDNHAFGRVALARLADRGRRSILLIGPPRDQTYGRDMHEGVAAEAHDRGIALHGEDGISSDSPREAVARAVDRALSRGADIDGLIVASPSAAMAAIAALEARGHKIGHSIDVFAKETFPVLDLFRPGILTQHEDIARAGQFLARAALAEIGRTDSPPMQHLDGPTP from the coding sequence ATGACGACATCACCGAAACGGCGCCCCACCCTGCGCACGATCGCCGATCTCAGCGGGCTGGCGGTGACGACCGTCTCGCGTGCCCTGGGCGACGCGCCGGACATCAGCGCCGAGACCAAGCGCAATGTCCGCCGCATCGCCGATCAGGTGGGCTATGTCCCCGACCGCGCGGGCGTGCGCCTGCGCACCGGGCGCACCAATGTCATCGCGCTGATCCTGCCATCCGAGGATGACGCCCTGACGCTGACCTCGCGGCTGATCGCATCGGTCGCGGCGGGGCTCGGCGGGACGCCCTATCACCTGGTCATGGTGCCCGAACTGCCCGGGCAGACGCTGATGGACCCGGTCCGCTATGTGGTCGAGACGCGGTCGGCCGATGCGCTGATCCTGAACCGCATCCAGCCGCAGGACCCACGCATCGCCTATCTGCGCGACCGCGGCTTTCCCTTCGTCACCCATGGCCGGTCGGACTGGCAGGCCGATCATGCCTGGTTCGATTATGACAACCACGCCTTCGGTCGGGTGGCGCTGGCGCGTCTGGCGGATCGCGGGCGGCGGTCGATCCTGCTGATCGGCCCGCCCCGCGACCAGACCTATGGCCGCGACATGCACGAGGGCGTCGCCGCCGAGGCCCACGACCGCGGCATCGCCCTGCATGGCGAAGACGGCATCTCCAGCGATTCGCCGCGCGAGGCGGTGGCCCGCGCCGTCGACCGCGCCCTGTCGCGCGGGGCCGATATCGACGGGCTGATCGTCGCATCCCCCAGCGCCGCCATGGCCGCCATCGCCGCGCTGGAGGCGCGCGGCCACAAGATCGGCCACAGCATCGACGTCTTCGCCAAGGAGACCTTTCCCGTCCTGGACCTGTTCCGCCCCGGCATCCTGACCCAGCACGAGGACATCGCCCGCGCCGGACAGTTCCTGGCCCGCGCCGCCCTGGCCGAGATCGGCCGCACGGACAGCCCCCCGATGCAGCATCTGGACGGCCCCACCCCCTGA
- a CDS encoding ABC transporter substrate-binding protein, with protein MRPKTRPHFILTATCAALLTGPALAQTPAQGGTLTVPIIAPTLTDDFNPFSNAQEDMVRGTMFEPLWVHNVMTREVEFRLAEGFDYADDLTSMTIRLKDGLTWSDGEVLDAEDVAFSLALGQTDAALDKSGKWSDGLIAGVAVVDPLTVRINMSRPDSTLDWYLEPAFIVPQHIWADVEDKLTFRNPNPVGSGPITEVVSAQSNQIEICRNPNYYRAAEGLPFLDCIRFRQYSDNSQIQPALMAGEIDWGANFIADIDRTFVARDPENHRYWYPPNDLINLYVNTARAPFDNADVRRAMSMAMDREAIVDLAGYGYPTVATRATGLGDYFEAWLNDDLDAEFESLLTYDPDAANALLDQAGYLDSNGDGRRELPDGTPIGFDIHVVNGWTDWIQSAQIIAENLADIGITAQVRSVDWSVYDAALKEGTYDASMSWSLAAVDPIQTYNDYYHPDRVGQSWHAGHGMASDDLGALIDAYGQTTDEAERRDILDRLMTFTGENLPFIPLFSNPTWYQYNSTRIGGWPTAEDPFVQPVFYSAGRKLIAFERLYQK; from the coding sequence ATGCGACCCAAGACCCGGCCCCATTTCATCCTGACGGCCACCTGCGCCGCGCTGCTGACCGGCCCTGCGCTGGCGCAGACCCCCGCGCAGGGGGGCACGCTGACCGTGCCCATCATCGCGCCGACGCTGACGGATGATTTCAACCCCTTCTCGAACGCGCAGGAGGACATGGTCCGCGGCACCATGTTCGAGCCGCTCTGGGTCCATAACGTCATGACCCGCGAGGTGGAATTCCGCCTGGCCGAGGGCTTCGATTATGCCGATGACCTGACATCCATGACGATCCGGCTGAAGGACGGCCTGACCTGGTCGGATGGCGAGGTTCTGGATGCCGAGGACGTGGCCTTCTCGCTGGCGTTGGGTCAGACGGATGCGGCGTTGGACAAGTCGGGCAAATGGTCCGACGGGCTGATCGCGGGCGTCGCGGTGGTCGATCCGCTGACCGTGCGCATCAACATGTCACGCCCGGATTCGACGCTGGACTGGTATCTGGAGCCCGCCTTCATCGTGCCCCAGCACATCTGGGCCGATGTCGAGGACAAGCTGACCTTCCGCAACCCGAACCCGGTCGGGTCCGGCCCGATCACCGAGGTCGTCTCGGCGCAGTCGAACCAGATCGAGATCTGCCGCAACCCGAACTACTACCGCGCGGCCGAGGGGCTGCCGTTCCTCGACTGCATCCGCTTCCGGCAATATTCCGACAATTCCCAGATCCAGCCCGCGCTGATGGCCGGAGAGATCGATTGGGGCGCCAATTTCATCGCCGATATCGACCGCACCTTCGTCGCCCGCGACCCGGAGAACCACCGCTACTGGTATCCGCCGAACGACCTCATCAACCTCTATGTGAACACCGCCCGCGCGCCCTTCGACAACGCCGATGTGCGCCGCGCCATGTCCATGGCGATGGACCGCGAGGCGATCGTCGATCTGGCGGGCTATGGCTATCCGACCGTCGCCACGCGCGCCACAGGCCTGGGCGATTACTTCGAGGCCTGGCTCAACGACGATCTGGACGCTGAGTTCGAGAGCCTCCTGACCTACGACCCCGATGCCGCCAACGCGCTGCTGGATCAGGCGGGTTATCTGGACAGCAACGGCGACGGGCGGCGCGAACTGCCGGACGGCACGCCCATCGGTTTCGACATCCATGTGGTGAACGGCTGGACCGACTGGATCCAGTCCGCCCAGATCATCGCCGAGAACCTGGCTGATATCGGCATCACCGCGCAGGTCCGTTCGGTCGACTGGTCGGTCTATGACGCGGCGCTGAAGGAGGGGACCTATGACGCCTCGATGTCCTGGTCGCTGGCGGCGGTCGATCCGATCCAGACCTATAACGACTATTACCACCCCGACCGCGTGGGCCAGAGCTGGCATGCCGGCCATGGCATGGCCTCGGACGATCTGGGCGCGCTGATCGACGCCTATGGCCAGACCACCGACGAGGCCGAGCGGCGCGACATCCTGGACCGCCTGATGACCTTCACGGGCGAGAACCTGCCCTTCATCCCGCTGTTCTCGAACCCGACCTGGTATCAGTACAACAGCACCCGCATCGGCGGCTGGCCCACAGCCGAGGATCCCTTCGTGCAGCCCGTCTTCTATTCCGCGGGCCGCAAGCTGATCGCCTTCGAGCGTCTCTACCAGAAGTAA
- the phnD gene encoding phosphonate ABC transporter substrate-binding protein gives MTRLMTLLATTAALATPLHAQEITEFRIGLLGGENAQDRMASNECLRAYAEEALGVPTRLFTPADYNGVIQGLLGGSLDMAWLGASAYAAVFVADEDAVEPVLVKTNMDGSYTYHSIGFARADSGITSLDDMQGRSFAFADPNSTSGFLIPNVELPEAGYSMTEGEYFSRIAFSGGHEQSIIGVVNGDFDAGVTWADGQGEWEDGYNSGALRKAADAGIVDMNDIVEIWKSSPIPEGPVVIRKALPDDVKQTMIDLVAAMHETDPECAYGIAAGETSGFTPVTHEEYETIIAIRRAEMN, from the coding sequence ATGACCCGTCTGATGACCCTGCTGGCCACCACCGCGGCCCTGGCCACCCCGCTCCATGCGCAGGAGATCACCGAGTTTCGCATCGGCCTGCTGGGCGGCGAGAACGCCCAGGACCGCATGGCGTCGAACGAATGCCTGCGCGCCTATGCCGAGGAGGCGCTCGGCGTGCCGACGCGCCTGTTCACCCCCGCCGATTACAACGGCGTGATCCAGGGCCTGCTGGGCGGGTCACTGGACATGGCCTGGCTGGGCGCATCCGCCTATGCCGCCGTCTTCGTCGCCGACGAGGACGCGGTCGAGCCGGTGCTGGTCAAGACCAACATGGATGGCAGCTATACCTATCATTCGATCGGCTTTGCCCGCGCCGACAGCGGCATCACCTCGCTGGACGACATGCAGGGTCGGTCCTTCGCCTTCGCCGACCCGAACTCGACCTCGGGCTTCCTGATCCCCAATGTCGAACTGCCCGAGGCGGGCTATTCCATGACCGAGGGCGAGTATTTCAGCCGCATCGCCTTTTCGGGCGGCCATGAACAATCCATCATCGGCGTCGTGAACGGCGATTTCGACGCGGGCGTGACCTGGGCCGACGGCCAGGGCGAATGGGAGGACGGCTATAATTCCGGCGCCCTGCGCAAGGCCGCGGATGCGGGCATCGTCGACATGAACGACATCGTCGAGATCTGGAAATCCTCGCCCATCCCGGAAGGCCCGGTGGTGATCCGCAAAGCCCTGCCCGATGACGTCAAGCAGACCATGATCGACCTGGTCGCCGCCATGCACGAGACCGACCCCGAATGCGCCTATGGCATCGCCGCGGGCGAGACCTCGGGCTTCACCCCCGTCACCCACGAGGAATACGAGACGATCATCGCCATCCGCCGCGCCGAGATGAACTGA
- a CDS encoding ABC transporter permease gives MAFVIRRLAFYLVAVFVAITFNFLIPRLMPGDPVDAMFAAAGGRMPPETIAAYREMLGFVDAPLWQQYLQYLRSVLMLDLGPSIMMFPTPVTTVLAGTLPWTVLLAGAATVLAIGIGCGFGLYAAYHRGGRVDRFAPVIWQFAASMPQAVTALAMFFIFALTLGWFPLGFGFNPNLRPGWSLDFVASVVMHAVLPLLTLLISMIATWVFTMRNAMVNVLGEDYIAMARAKGLPTNRIMRRYAARNAILPVVTAASMALGFAVAGQVFVETVFNYPGIGQLIVRAVAARDYPLMQACFLLIVLGVLAANFIADMLYVWLDPRLRS, from the coding sequence ATGGCCTTCGTGATCCGTCGCCTCGCCTTCTATCTGGTGGCCGTCTTCGTGGCGATCACCTTCAACTTCCTGATCCCGCGGCTGATGCCCGGCGATCCGGTCGATGCGATGTTCGCCGCAGCCGGCGGGCGGATGCCGCCCGAGACCATCGCCGCCTATCGCGAGATGCTGGGCTTTGTCGATGCGCCGCTGTGGCAGCAATACCTGCAATACCTGCGCAGCGTGCTGATGCTGGATCTGGGCCCGTCGATCATGATGTTCCCGACCCCGGTGACGACGGTGCTGGCGGGGACGCTGCCTTGGACGGTGCTGCTGGCCGGGGCGGCCACGGTGCTGGCCATCGGGATCGGCTGCGGCTTCGGGCTCTACGCGGCCTATCACCGGGGCGGGCGCGTGGACCGCTTCGCGCCGGTGATCTGGCAGTTCGCGGCCTCAATGCCGCAGGCGGTGACCGCCTTGGCGATGTTCTTCATCTTTGCGCTGACGCTCGGCTGGTTTCCCCTGGGTTTCGGCTTCAACCCGAACCTGCGCCCCGGCTGGTCTCTGGATTTCGTGGCCAGCGTGGTGATGCATGCGGTCCTGCCGCTCTTGACGCTGCTGATCTCGATGATCGCCACCTGGGTCTTCACCATGCGCAACGCGATGGTGAACGTGCTGGGCGAGGATTACATCGCCATGGCCCGCGCCAAGGGCCTGCCCACGAACCGCATCATGCGCCGCTATGCCGCCCGCAACGCCATCCTGCCGGTGGTCACCGCCGCCTCGATGGCGCTCGGCTTTGCCGTGGCGGGGCAGGTCTTCGTCGAGACGGTCTTCAACTATCCCGGCATCGGTCAGCTGATCGTCAGGGCGGTCGCGGCGCGGGATTATCCGCTGATGCAGGCCTGTTTCCTGCTGATCGTGCTGGGGGTGCTGGCCGCCAATTTCATCGCCGACATGCTCTATGTCTGGCTCGATCCCCGTCTGCGCAGCTGA
- the phnG gene encoding phosphonate C-P lyase system protein PhnG, whose protein sequence is MSQTPFARRDWLSILARSTPARLAALLPDLPAHDLLRAPETGTVMVQGRVAATGAPFNIGEMTVTRCALRLSCGTEGHGHVQGRSHAHARRAAALDALMQTDPEAHAPLIAALRDEAQDARTARAAKAAATKVEFFTLQRGEDA, encoded by the coding sequence ATGTCACAGACCCCCTTCGCGCGCCGCGACTGGCTGTCGATCCTGGCGCGATCCACGCCCGCCCGGCTGGCGGCGCTGCTGCCCGACCTGCCCGCCCATGACCTGCTGCGCGCGCCCGAAACCGGCACGGTGATGGTCCAAGGCCGCGTGGCCGCGACCGGCGCGCCCTTCAACATCGGCGAGATGACGGTGACCCGCTGCGCCCTGCGCCTGTCCTGCGGGACCGAAGGCCACGGCCATGTCCAAGGCCGCAGCCACGCCCATGCACGCCGCGCCGCAGCCCTGGACGCGCTGATGCAGACCGACCCCGAGGCCCATGCCCCCCTGATCGCCGCCCTGCGGGACGAGGCGCAGGACGCCCGCACCGCCCGCGCCGCCAAGGCCGCCGCGACCAAGGTCGAATTCTTCACCCTGCAACGCGGAGAGGATGCATGA
- a CDS encoding ABC transporter permease, whose amino-acid sequence MTKILSRLTRFYRGNNAGIIGSALIALVVALCLAAPLISPHDPDRRVGRPHQPPSAEHIMGTTRAGKDVAAQALHGGRVSLIVALAAAGLTTAIALAVGVGAGYAGGRIDEGLMAVTNIMLVFPQLPLLIILAAFLGNVGPFVIAVILGLTSWPWGARVMRAQTLSLRRKEFVTAAEIMGESRWRIIAVEILPNLISLAAGMFVGTALYAIGAQAGLEFLGLGDPTVVSWGTMLYWAQSSQAFLVGAWWEFLVPGTLIALVGGGLALLNISIDQVSNPRLRTGPQMKRWRRMAATLDAKRREGRA is encoded by the coding sequence ATGACCAAGATCCTGTCCCGCCTGACGCGGTTCTATCGCGGCAACAATGCCGGCATCATCGGCAGTGCGCTGATCGCGCTGGTGGTGGCGCTGTGCCTGGCGGCACCGCTGATCTCGCCCCATGATCCCGACCGGCGCGTGGGCCGGCCCCATCAGCCGCCCTCGGCCGAACATATCATGGGCACCACCCGCGCGGGCAAGGACGTGGCCGCGCAGGCGCTGCATGGCGGGCGTGTGTCGCTGATTGTGGCCTTGGCCGCGGCCGGGCTGACCACCGCAATCGCCTTGGCCGTGGGGGTCGGCGCGGGCTATGCGGGCGGCCGCATCGACGAAGGCCTGATGGCGGTCACCAACATCATGCTGGTCTTTCCGCAGCTTCCCCTGCTGATCATCCTCGCGGCATTCCTGGGCAATGTCGGGCCCTTCGTGATCGCGGTGATCCTGGGGCTGACCTCCTGGCCTTGGGGGGCGCGGGTGATGCGCGCCCAGACCCTGTCGCTGCGCCGCAAGGAATTCGTCACCGCGGCCGAGATCATGGGCGAGAGCCGCTGGCGCATCATCGCGGTCGAGATCCTGCCGAACCTGATCAGCCTGGCCGCGGGCATGTTCGTGGGCACCGCGCTTTACGCCATCGGCGCGCAGGCGGGGCTGGAGTTTCTGGGCCTCGGCGATCCGACCGTGGTCAGCTGGGGCACGATGCTCTACTGGGCGCAAAGCTCGCAGGCCTTCCTGGTCGGCGCTTGGTGGGAGTTTCTGGTCCCCGGCACGCTGATCGCGCTGGTGGGCGGGGGTCTGGCGCTTCTGAACATCTCGATCGACCAGGTGTCGAACCCGCGCCTGCGCACCGGCCCGCAGATGAAGCGCTGGCGCCGCATGGCCGCCACGCTGGACGCCAAGCGCCGGGAGGGCCGGGCATGA